The following are from one region of the Vitis riparia cultivar Riparia Gloire de Montpellier isolate 1030 chromosome 14, EGFV_Vit.rip_1.0, whole genome shotgun sequence genome:
- the LOC117930354 gene encoding zinc finger protein CONSTANS-LIKE 2 isoform X1, with amino-acid sequence MLKDEGCHADAAAGGGGGWARVCDTCRSAACTIYCRADSAYLCAGCDARIHAANRVASQHERVWVCESCERAPAAFVCKADAASLCATCDADIHSANPLARRHHRVPILPIAGCLYGPPATDPGGTVVRSATEADNGFLGQETEETIDEEDEDEAASWLLLNPVKNNNGSSNNQNNGLLFGGEVDEYLDLVEYNSCPENQFSDQYNQQQPPPHYSVPHKNYGGDRVVPVQCGEAKGQLHQQHQQQGFHLGMEYESSKAAYSYNPSISHSEKEKGPHHLIPRRIKEILNHPISERKLWLAILEVSVSSMDVGVVPEATTMSDISISISHPRPPKGTIDLFSGPPIQMPTQLTPMDREARVLRYREKKKTRKFEKTIRYASRKAYAETRPRIKGRFAKRTDVEVEVDQMFSTTLMAESGYGIVPSF; translated from the exons ATGTTGAAGGACGAAGGTTGTCACGCTGATGCCGCCGCCGGTGGAGGCGGTGGCTGGGCTCGTGTTTGCGACACATGTAGGTCTGCGGCATGCACTATTTACTGCAGAGCGGACTCCGCCTACCTGTGCGCTGGCTGCGACGCCCGCATACACGCCGCCAACAGGGTGGCGTCGCAGCACGAGCGGGTCTGGGTGTGCGAGTCGTGCGAGCGCGCTCCGGCGGCGTTCGTCTGCAAGGCGGACGCGGCGTCGCTCTGCGCCACCTGCGACGCTGACATCCACTCCGCTAATCCTCTGGCCCGCCGACACCACCGCGTGCCTATTCTCCCCATCGCCGGCTGCCTCTACGGGCCTCCCGCCACCGACCCCGGCGGCACCGTGGTGAGGTCTGCCACGGAGGCCGACAACGGCTTCCTGGGCCAAGAGACTGAGGAGACCATAGATGAGGAAGACGAAGACGAGGCGGCTTCGTGGCTGTTGCTGAACCCAGTGAAGAATAACAACGGAAGCAGCAACAACCAGAACAATGGATTGTTGTTCGGTGGGGAGGTGGATGAGTATCTGGACCTAGTGGAGTACAATTCATGCCCTGAGAATCAGTTCAGTGATCAGTATAATCAGCAGCAGCCGCCGCCGCATTACAGCGTTCCGCACAAGAATTATGGGGGAGACCGTGTCGTGCCAGTTCAGTGCGGGGAAGCAAAGGGGCAGCTACACCAGCAGCATCAGCAGCAGGGTTTTCATCTGGGGATGGAGTATGAGTCCTCGAAAGCTGCCTACAGCTACAACCCTTCAATTAGCCACAGC gaaaaagaaaaaggtccTCACCATTTGATTCCCAGAAGAATTAAAGAAATTCTGAATCATCCCATTTCTGAACGTAAATTATGGTTAGCAATTCTTGAG GTCTCTGTGTCATCAATGGATGTTGGCGTCGTGCCAGAAGCAACAACTATGAGTGATATCTCAATCTCAATCTCGCATCCGAGACCTCCCAAGGGAACAATCGACCTTTTCTCAGGCCCTCCAATTCAGATGCCAACCCAGCTGACTCCAATGGATAGGGAGGCAAGGGTCCTGAGGTacagagagaaaaagaagacaAGGAAGTTTGAGAAGACAATCAGGTATGCATCAAGGAAAGCATATGCAGAGACAAGACCCCGGATCAAGGGCAGGTTTGCCAAGAGGACAGATGTAGAAGTTGAAGTGGATCAGATGTTCTCTACGACATTAATGGCGGAAAGCGGATATGGCATTGTCCCGTCATTCTAA
- the LOC117930354 gene encoding zinc finger protein CONSTANS-LIKE 2 isoform X2: protein MLKDEGCHADAAAGGGGGWARVCDTCRSAACTIYCRADSAYLCAGCDARIHAANRVASQHERVWVCESCERAPAAFVCKADAASLCATCDADIHSANPLARRHHRVPILPIAGCLYGPPATDPGGTVVRSATEADNGFLGQETEETIDEEDEDEAASWLLLNPVKNNNGSSNNQNNGLLFGGEVDEYLDLVEYNSCPENQFSDQYNQQQPPPHYSVPHKNYGGDRVVPVQCGEAKGQLHQQHQQQGFHLGMEYESSKAAYSYNPSISHSVSVSSMDVGVVPEATTMSDISISISHPRPPKGTIDLFSGPPIQMPTQLTPMDREARVLRYREKKKTRKFEKTIRYASRKAYAETRPRIKGRFAKRTDVEVEVDQMFSTTLMAESGYGIVPSF, encoded by the exons ATGTTGAAGGACGAAGGTTGTCACGCTGATGCCGCCGCCGGTGGAGGCGGTGGCTGGGCTCGTGTTTGCGACACATGTAGGTCTGCGGCATGCACTATTTACTGCAGAGCGGACTCCGCCTACCTGTGCGCTGGCTGCGACGCCCGCATACACGCCGCCAACAGGGTGGCGTCGCAGCACGAGCGGGTCTGGGTGTGCGAGTCGTGCGAGCGCGCTCCGGCGGCGTTCGTCTGCAAGGCGGACGCGGCGTCGCTCTGCGCCACCTGCGACGCTGACATCCACTCCGCTAATCCTCTGGCCCGCCGACACCACCGCGTGCCTATTCTCCCCATCGCCGGCTGCCTCTACGGGCCTCCCGCCACCGACCCCGGCGGCACCGTGGTGAGGTCTGCCACGGAGGCCGACAACGGCTTCCTGGGCCAAGAGACTGAGGAGACCATAGATGAGGAAGACGAAGACGAGGCGGCTTCGTGGCTGTTGCTGAACCCAGTGAAGAATAACAACGGAAGCAGCAACAACCAGAACAATGGATTGTTGTTCGGTGGGGAGGTGGATGAGTATCTGGACCTAGTGGAGTACAATTCATGCCCTGAGAATCAGTTCAGTGATCAGTATAATCAGCAGCAGCCGCCGCCGCATTACAGCGTTCCGCACAAGAATTATGGGGGAGACCGTGTCGTGCCAGTTCAGTGCGGGGAAGCAAAGGGGCAGCTACACCAGCAGCATCAGCAGCAGGGTTTTCATCTGGGGATGGAGTATGAGTCCTCGAAAGCTGCCTACAGCTACAACCCTTCAATTAGCCACAGC GTCTCTGTGTCATCAATGGATGTTGGCGTCGTGCCAGAAGCAACAACTATGAGTGATATCTCAATCTCAATCTCGCATCCGAGACCTCCCAAGGGAACAATCGACCTTTTCTCAGGCCCTCCAATTCAGATGCCAACCCAGCTGACTCCAATGGATAGGGAGGCAAGGGTCCTGAGGTacagagagaaaaagaagacaAGGAAGTTTGAGAAGACAATCAGGTATGCATCAAGGAAAGCATATGCAGAGACAAGACCCCGGATCAAGGGCAGGTTTGCCAAGAGGACAGATGTAGAAGTTGAAGTGGATCAGATGTTCTCTACGACATTAATGGCGGAAAGCGGATATGGCATTGTCCCGTCATTCTAA
- the LOC117930354 gene encoding zinc finger protein CONSTANS isoform X3, whose translation MLKDEGCHADAAAGGGGGWARVCDTCRSAACTIYCRADSAYLCAGCDARIHAANRVASQHERVWVCESCERAPAAFVCKADAASLCATCDADIHSANPLARRHHRVPILPIAGCLYGPPATDPGGTVVRSATEADNGFLGQETEETIDEEDEDEAASWLLLNPVKNNNGSSNNQNNGLLFGGEVDEYLDLVEYNSCPENQFSDQYNQQQPPPHYSVPHKNYGGDRVVPVQCGEAKGQLHQQHQQQGFHLGMEYESSKAAYSYNPSISHSEKEKGPHHLIPRRIKEILNHPISERKLWSLCHQWMLASCQKQQL comes from the exons ATGTTGAAGGACGAAGGTTGTCACGCTGATGCCGCCGCCGGTGGAGGCGGTGGCTGGGCTCGTGTTTGCGACACATGTAGGTCTGCGGCATGCACTATTTACTGCAGAGCGGACTCCGCCTACCTGTGCGCTGGCTGCGACGCCCGCATACACGCCGCCAACAGGGTGGCGTCGCAGCACGAGCGGGTCTGGGTGTGCGAGTCGTGCGAGCGCGCTCCGGCGGCGTTCGTCTGCAAGGCGGACGCGGCGTCGCTCTGCGCCACCTGCGACGCTGACATCCACTCCGCTAATCCTCTGGCCCGCCGACACCACCGCGTGCCTATTCTCCCCATCGCCGGCTGCCTCTACGGGCCTCCCGCCACCGACCCCGGCGGCACCGTGGTGAGGTCTGCCACGGAGGCCGACAACGGCTTCCTGGGCCAAGAGACTGAGGAGACCATAGATGAGGAAGACGAAGACGAGGCGGCTTCGTGGCTGTTGCTGAACCCAGTGAAGAATAACAACGGAAGCAGCAACAACCAGAACAATGGATTGTTGTTCGGTGGGGAGGTGGATGAGTATCTGGACCTAGTGGAGTACAATTCATGCCCTGAGAATCAGTTCAGTGATCAGTATAATCAGCAGCAGCCGCCGCCGCATTACAGCGTTCCGCACAAGAATTATGGGGGAGACCGTGTCGTGCCAGTTCAGTGCGGGGAAGCAAAGGGGCAGCTACACCAGCAGCATCAGCAGCAGGGTTTTCATCTGGGGATGGAGTATGAGTCCTCGAAAGCTGCCTACAGCTACAACCCTTCAATTAGCCACAGC gaaaaagaaaaaggtccTCACCATTTGATTCCCAGAAGAATTAAAGAAATTCTGAATCATCCCATTTCTGAACGTAAATTATG GTCTCTGTGTCATCAATGGATGTTGGCGTCGTGCCAGAAGCAACAACTATGA